The nucleotide sequence TGATCTCTGAATATAACCATGCCTTGGGCAGGGCATCGACGACGGCCTGGAGGAACTCCTCCATTGGCAGATCTTTCTGCGATATGATGCGGGCGATAGCGTGCAGGCAATTGAGCTCCTTGACGCGTTCGCGGAGGATCAACTCTGCTCGCGCCTGTCCCATCGTCCGATCATCGTGGGCCGGGTTATCTCGCATTGCATGTGCCATTGGAGGCGCTTCTTAAACGACATCTTATCGCACCGTCAGGAAAAACTCCATTAAGTCGCACCCGCGCGGGATGAACAAGTCGGAGGCCTGGGCGGCGGTTTCGGTGAACGAGGCGCCTCGGACGGCGTCGATGCCCAACCCGGCCATCGTGAAGGGAACCGGGTCGGCGGTATGCGTTCGGATGGTGCAGGGAGTGGGGTGGTCCGGCAGGACGAGCACGCGCCAGGGCGTCTCTTGTCCGCGGAGGTGTTCGACCACGCGACCGATGATGTGGTGGTCGATCTGCTCCAGGGCGTGGACCTTGGCCTTGGGGTCGCCCTGGTGTCCGGCTTCGTCGGGGGCCTCAATGTGTACGCACACCAGATCGTGATCGGCCAGCGCCGCCACGGCGGCGGACCCCTTGCCGGCGTAGTCGGTGTCGAGATAGCCGGTGGCGCCTTTGACGTTGACGCAGTCCCAGCCGATCAGTTTGGCCAGTCCGCGGACGAGGTCGACTGCCGCCACGGCGGCGCCGCTGAGCCCGAATCGCTGGCGGAACGGCGGCAACGAGGGCATTTTGCCCTGCCCCCACAGCCAGATGCTGGTGGCGGGGTTCTCGCGCAGATCCGCGCGCACGTCGTTGATCTCATGATTGGCCAGCAACTCGCGGCTGGCCTTGATCAGGCGCACCAGATTCTTGGCGCCCTTTCCTTTGGGCAGATAGTCGTCGGCGCGCTGGCCCAGGATGTCGTGCGGGGCGGTGGTGTGTACGGCCAGCTCGCCGCCCAGCACCAGCAGGTGGCGATAGCTGACGCCGGCGTGGAACGCGGCTGCTTCGCTGCCCAGACGCTCGTCGAGCTGGGCGATGATCTCCGAGGCTTCCTCGGTCGAGATGTGCCCGGCCGAATGGTCTACCATGATGCCGTCGATGATCGTGACGAGGTTGCACCGCAGGATCCACTGGTCGGGCCCGACGCTCAGGCCGCGAGCGGCCGCCTCGATGGGCGCCCGCCCGGTGTGATATTCGGCGGGGTTGTATCCCAGTACCGACATGGTGGCCACGTCCGATCCGGGCTCCATGCCTTCGGGCACATTGGCCACCAGGCCGCACTTGCCATGGCGGGCGATCCAGGCAACATTGGGCATGGATGCAGCCTCGAGTGGCGTGCGTCCGCCCAAGTCGTCCTGCGGCACGTCGGCCGCTCCGTCGGGAATAATGATGACGTATTTCATAAAGCAAAACAGTAATCAGGGAGCAGTAATCAGTAACCAGTAATCAGTAATCAGTAACCAGTAACCACTAACGGCTTATTACCGATTACCGATTACCGATTACTGATTACTGATTACCGATTACTGATTACCGATCACAGTTCTTCCGGATGTTCGTCCACAATCCCAATGCAGACGCTGCGGGCCTTGACCACGGGCAGGGCGTCGATCTGGGCCAGTGCTTTGCGCACGGCGCCTTCCTGCGCCCGGTGCGTGGTGATGACCAGGGGCACCGAGCCGTTGGCGATCTGGGCCTGCTCGTGCTGGAGCACCGAGAGAATGCTGATGCCGTGATTGCCCAGGATGGCGGCCACCATCGCCAGCACGCCGGGCTGGTCGGCCACCGCCATGCGCAGGTAGTAGCGGCTGCGGATGGCCTCGAGCGGCAGTTGGCGTCCTGCCTCGGCGAGGTCCGGCATGAGCGTCAGGCTGGCGAAGGCCCGCGGCGCCGTGCCCATCGCCACGTCGGCCAGATCGGCCAGCACCGCCGAGGCCGTCGGCATCCCGCCGGCGCCGCGCCCGTAGTACATCGTATGGCCGGTGGCGTGTCCGTATACGCTGATGGCGTTGAAGGGGCCCGACACCCACGCCAGCGGATGCTCCACCGAGATAAACGCCGGTCTCACGCGGAGACTGACGCCGTCGCTCTGGCGCTGGGCGATGGCCAGGAGTTTGACGACGTAGCCCAGCTCGCGCCCGTAGTTCAGGTCGGTCGCGTCGAGTTGGTCGATGCCCTCGACCGGGATCGAGGCCAGATCAATGTGCCATCCCAGGGCCAGCCCGGCCAGGATCGCCAGCTTGTGGGCCGAGTCGTAGCCCTCGACGTCGAGGGAGGGGTCGGCCTCGGCCAGCCCCTTCGCCTGCGCCACCGCCAGGGCCTGTGCGTACGTCTGCCCCTGGCTCATGGCGGTCAGGATGTAGTTGCAGGTTCCGTTGACGATGCCGTACAGGGCGTCGATGCGGTTGGCGAGCAGCCCGCCGCACAGGGCGCGGATGATCGGGATTCCACCGCCGCAACTGCCTTCGAACGCGATGCACACGTTGTTCTTGCGGGCCAGGGCGCACAGCTCCGGACCGTCGTGGGCCAGCAGCGCCTTGTTGGCCGTCACCACGTGCTTGCCCGCCGACAAGGCGCTGACGATCACGTTCTTGGCGATGGTCAGGCCGCCGATCAACTCGACCACGGCGCCCACCGATGGATCGGCCAGCACGGCGGAAAAATCCCGGCAGAACAATCGTTCGTCCAGCCCCTGCCGTCGCGCGTTGGTGAAGTCGACATCGACCAGATACCGCAGTTCCAGGCGGGGCGACATCTTGGCGCCCAGAATGTCCGCATCGCGCGTCAGCAACACCCCGGCCGCTCCGCCGACTGTCCCGCAGCCGACAATGGCTACGCCTAGTTTTGCATCGCTCTGAATCATGTGCGTATTCCAGCTTCCTTCGAAGCGAGCATCGTAAATGTTGCCGCGGCGAATATCAAGATGGCGGCGAAGACGACGTCCCCGGCGGCGGTATGATGATGACCTCAGGCCCCAGACCCTCCAGCCGCTGGATCAGCAGCAGGGCGTAAACGCTCGTCGAATCAGGCCGCAGCACGGTCCCGGGCGCTGCCTGGCTCAGCGTCTTGCGGGCATACTCCTGGGCCGAACGCTCGTCCTGCTTCCAGGGCGTCAGCCAATATCGCACCTCATCGCGGGGCAGCTTGTTGGTGCGCATGGCTTCGACCATTTTCTGCGGCACCAGCGAAGGTCCTATCGCGTACAGCAGCGGATCCAACGCGACGCCCAGCCAGCAAAGCGAGATCGTCGCGGCGCGCCATCGCACACCCCATGAGGCCACCTCGGCCAATCCCACCGCCGCCGCGACCGCCAGCATCACCATCGTCGGCAGGATGAACGTGAACTGGTCGGGCACCGGGTAGCGCACGAAGAAGAGAATGTGCAAGGCGCTGATGGCCCAGATCGCCCCGGCCGCCGCGCCGCCCACGTGCCGGCGCAGGCGGATCCACCCCACAATCGCCAGCGGCAGCAGCAGATTGCATAAACTCAACGCCGACAGCGCCGCATTGGCCTTGAGATACTTGCTCGCGTCGGTGAGGTTGAGAACCTTGCCGCTGAAGTCGCCCACCAGCGCCGACGTCACCGCGCCCCAGACGCTGCCCGTCCGCAAGGTCAACTCGATGACCAGATAGATCAGCAGGCCCGCCCCCGCAAGCCAGGCCGCCGCGGCAGCAAGCAGCCAGCCTGCGCGCAGCCGCCCCTTGGCTATGAGCCAGATCACCACCGTCAGGTACACAGGCAGCGGTAGCAGCGCGAAATTGTGTACGCACAGCCCCAGGCCATTGACCGCCGCCAGGGCGATGAGCACCCACGCGCGCGGCTGGTGAATCAGCATGATCAGGAGGCACAACTCGCCGGTCAGGCCGGCGACGGACCAGGTATAAACCTCGGCGGCTGTCGAGAGCCACCAGAAGGCGTGGCTGACGCCCAACATGGCCGCGACCGTCAGGCCGATCCATCGCCGGCGGGACAGCCAGGTGGTCAGGACCGCCAGGTTCGCCAGGGCTACCGCTCCGCCCAGGCCGCTGAAGGCATTGAGCAGCCACGGAAAATGTCGCAAACTAATCAGAGAAAGCGCGTGTCCCGCGACGATATAGAGAGGGTGGGCCCGGGCCAGACCCATGGTACCGGCCAGGTCGTTGTTCAGGGCTCGCCACTGGAACTCGCCGCTGTCTTGCCAACTGACGGCCTGTTGGGCAGTCAGAGCGTACAAGATGCAGAAGGCCGCCAGTACGCCCAGCCATCCGCCGGCGCCCAGGCGGGGCGCGGCGGGCGGAGCATTGGGAATCGCCGCAGAGGTCATGCGGAACAGTCTACAACCGCCGGATGGTTTCTGAAATAGCCAAACACCGGAGCCGACATTGCCCGAGCATGAACAGTCCTTGCAGAACCCTCCGCCTCTGACGGCCGGGGCGGTGCTGTCTGCCCTGCGCCCCAAGCACTGGCTCAAGAACGCCTTCGTCCTGGCGCCGCTGATCTTCGCCGGCAAGTTCACATCCGCGTATGCGTGGGGGCAGTGCCTGATCGCCGTGGCGGCGTTCTGCCTGCTGTCCAGCTCGGTGTACCTGTTCAACGACATCCTCGACCGCGACCTCGACCGCAAGCACAAAGACAAGTGCCGCCGCCCGATCGCCTCGGGGCAGCTTCATGTGGGTGGTGCAATCGTCCTGTCGCTGTTCCTTGCCCTGATGGGCTTGGCGGTGGCGACGCTGCCTGGCGGCCCGGCCCAGCCTGCCTGGGCCCGCGCGACGCTGATCGTCTCGGCCGTGGCGTACCTGGTGCTCAACGTGCTGTACTCGACGTGGCTCAAGTCGCATTCGATCATCGACGTGATCGCCATCGCCCTGGGGTTCGTCCTGCGGGCCACCGCCGGCGCCGGCGCCATCGCCGTTGCGATCAGCCCGTGGCTGGTCATCTGCACGTTCATGCTGTGCTTCTTTTTGGCCGTTTCGAAACGGCGCGTCGAGTACCTCGTCTATGCCGACGAGTTGGACTCGCCCAGCCGCCCATCGCTGAAGCGATACAGCATCGAGGAGCTCGACCGCCTGCTGATGGTCTCGGCCACGATGGCCATCATGACGTACAGCCTGTACTGCCTGGCCCCGCGGACGGTCAGCCACATCGGCTCGGGGCACATGATCTGGACCATCCCGGTCGCGCTCTACGGCGTGTTGCGGTACGACCGCGTCAGCCGCCGCCTGCTCAAGGGCGACATCGTCGACGTGCTCCTGGCCGATCGCGTCATGTGGCTGGTGCTGGCGATCTTCGTGATTCTGGCGGGCCTGGTGGTCCTGTTTGGGCGCACGCCCGGCGTTGCTGAAATTCTGGACATCGGGCGCGCCTGAAGCGCCACGGAGGCTTGACGTGAAGTTCTTAGTGACCGGCGGAGCGGGATTTCTGGGCATCAATCTCGTGCGCTATCTGCTGGCGCGCGGGCAGGATGTGGCTTCGCTGGACTTCGCCGAGTTCGACTACGACGACTGCCGTGACAAGGTGCAGGTCGTTCGCGGCGACATCCGCGACGCCGCCGCCGTCGCCGCGGCGGTAAAGGGCGCCGATGTCGTCGTACACTGCGCCGCCGCCTTGCCGCTTTACTCCAGGCAGGACATCGTATCGACTGACATCGACGGAACGCGCAACGTACTGACAGCCGCCGAAGCGGCGGGGGCGCAGCGGGTGGTCCACGTCTCATCGACGGCCGTCTACGGCGTGCCGGACCATCATCCTTTATATGAGAACGACCGCTTGCACGGCGTGGGGCCTTACGGCGAGGCGAAGATTGCGGCCGAGGAAGTCTGCATCGAGTTCCGCCGCAAGGGGATGTGCGTGCCGATCCTGCGTCCCAAGTCGTTCGTCGGTCCCGAGCGCCTGGGCGTCTTCGCGATGTTTTATGAATGGGCCCGCACGGGGCACGGGTTCCCGATTATCGGCAGCGGCAAGAACCGCTACCAACTGCTGGACGTCGAGGATTTGTGCGAGGCGATCTGGCGGGTCTCGACCATGGACCGCGACGCCGTCAACGACGTCTTCAACATCGGCGCCGCCGAGTACGCCACCTTCAAGCAGGACTTCCAGGCCGTCCTCGATCACGCGGGGTTCGGCAAGAAGATCCGCTCGCTGCCCGCACGGCCGGTGATATGGACGCTCAAACTGCTCGAGGCCCTGAAGCTTTCGCCGCTGTACAAATGGGTGTACGAGACGGCAGGGCAGGAATCGTTCGTCTCGATCGAAAAAGCGCAGAAGGTGCTGGAGTTTACCCCGCGATACTCCAACCGGCAGGCGTTGATCCGCAATTACGACTGGTACATCGCCAACCTG is from Planctomycetaceae bacterium and encodes:
- a CDS encoding NAD(P)-dependent oxidoreductase; protein product: MKFLVTGGAGFLGINLVRYLLARGQDVASLDFAEFDYDDCRDKVQVVRGDIRDAAAVAAAVKGADVVVHCAAALPLYSRQDIVSTDIDGTRNVLTAAEAAGAQRVVHVSSTAVYGVPDHHPLYENDRLHGVGPYGEAKIAAEEVCIEFRRKGMCVPILRPKSFVGPERLGVFAMFYEWARTGHGFPIIGSGKNRYQLLDVEDLCEAIWRVSTMDRDAVNDVFNIGAAEYATFKQDFQAVLDHAGFGKKIRSLPARPVIWTLKLLEALKLSPLYKWVYETAGQESFVSIEKAQKVLEFTPRYSNRQALIRNYDWYIANLHKFQSQKGVSHRVPWSQGILKLAKWFF
- a CDS encoding cofactor-independent phosphoglycerate mutase; the protein is MKYVIIIPDGAADVPQDDLGGRTPLEAASMPNVAWIARHGKCGLVANVPEGMEPGSDVATMSVLGYNPAEYHTGRAPIEAAARGLSVGPDQWILRCNLVTIIDGIMVDHSAGHISTEEASEIIAQLDERLGSEAAAFHAGVSYRHLLVLGGELAVHTTAPHDILGQRADDYLPKGKGAKNLVRLIKASRELLANHEINDVRADLRENPATSIWLWGQGKMPSLPPFRQRFGLSGAAVAAVDLVRGLAKLIGWDCVNVKGATGYLDTDYAGKGSAAVAALADHDLVCVHIEAPDEAGHQGDPKAKVHALEQIDHHIIGRVVEHLRGQETPWRVLVLPDHPTPCTIRTHTADPVPFTMAGLGIDAVRGASFTETAAQASDLFIPRGCDLMEFFLTVR
- a CDS encoding UbiA prenyltransferase family protein, with the translated sequence MQNPPPLTAGAVLSALRPKHWLKNAFVLAPLIFAGKFTSAYAWGQCLIAVAAFCLLSSSVYLFNDILDRDLDRKHKDKCRRPIASGQLHVGGAIVLSLFLALMGLAVATLPGGPAQPAWARATLIVSAVAYLVLNVLYSTWLKSHSIIDVIAIALGFVLRATAGAGAIAVAISPWLVICTFMLCFFLAVSKRRVEYLVYADELDSPSRPSLKRYSIEELDRLLMVSATMAIMTYSLYCLAPRTVSHIGSGHMIWTIPVALYGVLRYDRVSRRLLKGDIVDVLLADRVMWLVLAIFVILAGLVVLFGRTPGVAEILDIGRA
- a CDS encoding homoserine dehydrogenase produces the protein MIQSDAKLGVAIVGCGTVGGAAGVLLTRDADILGAKMSPRLELRYLVDVDFTNARRQGLDERLFCRDFSAVLADPSVGAVVELIGGLTIAKNVIVSALSAGKHVVTANKALLAHDGPELCALARKNNVCIAFEGSCGGGIPIIRALCGGLLANRIDALYGIVNGTCNYILTAMSQGQTYAQALAVAQAKGLAEADPSLDVEGYDSAHKLAILAGLALGWHIDLASIPVEGIDQLDATDLNYGRELGYVVKLLAIAQRQSDGVSLRVRPAFISVEHPLAWVSGPFNAISVYGHATGHTMYYGRGAGGMPTASAVLADLADVAMGTAPRAFASLTLMPDLAEAGRQLPLEAIRSRYYLRMAVADQPGVLAMVAAILGNHGISILSVLQHEQAQIANGSVPLVITTHRAQEGAVRKALAQIDALPVVKARSVCIGIVDEHPEEL
- a CDS encoding DUF2723 domain-containing protein, encoding MTSAAIPNAPPAAPRLGAGGWLGVLAAFCILYALTAQQAVSWQDSGEFQWRALNNDLAGTMGLARAHPLYIVAGHALSLISLRHFPWLLNAFSGLGGAVALANLAVLTTWLSRRRWIGLTVAAMLGVSHAFWWLSTAAEVYTWSVAGLTGELCLLIMLIHQPRAWVLIALAAVNGLGLCVHNFALLPLPVYLTVVIWLIAKGRLRAGWLLAAAAAWLAGAGLLIYLVIELTLRTGSVWGAVTSALVGDFSGKVLNLTDASKYLKANAALSALSLCNLLLPLAIVGWIRLRRHVGGAAAGAIWAISALHILFFVRYPVPDQFTFILPTMVMLAVAAAVGLAEVASWGVRWRAATISLCWLGVALDPLLYAIGPSLVPQKMVEAMRTNKLPRDEVRYWLTPWKQDERSAQEYARKTLSQAAPGTVLRPDSTSVYALLLIQRLEGLGPEVIIIPPPGTSSSPPS